One Proteinivorax tanatarense DNA segment encodes these proteins:
- a CDS encoding ABC transporter ATP-binding protein: MDIIKLNNISKVYGKNNAKVGALKNISLNIKQGELISVVGKSGCGKSTLLNIIGGLDIASSGEYTFKDKKVSNLKTNELAKFRSENIGFIVQHFALINDMTVFENVALPLKYNKKSSKEIKRTVMEILEEMEILEKASSYPTQISGGQCQRVAISRALACKPSVILADEPTGAVDEQTGLQILETFKRLNKQGITVIIATHDKEIANSCNRVIEMKDGMII, from the coding sequence GTGGATATAATTAAGTTAAATAACATTAGCAAGGTTTACGGCAAAAATAACGCAAAGGTAGGAGCTCTTAAAAACATATCACTTAACATAAAACAAGGTGAGTTGATTTCAGTTGTAGGAAAAAGTGGATGCGGAAAATCCACTTTGTTAAATATAATTGGTGGATTAGATATCGCTAGTAGTGGGGAATACACCTTTAAAGATAAAAAAGTTAGCAATCTTAAAACTAATGAACTGGCGAAATTTAGAAGTGAAAATATTGGATTTATTGTTCAACATTTTGCGCTAATTAACGATATGACAGTATTTGAAAACGTTGCTTTACCGTTAAAATACAATAAAAAAAGTAGTAAAGAAATAAAAAGGACTGTTATGGAAATTTTAGAAGAAATGGAGATACTAGAAAAAGCATCTAGTTACCCTACTCAAATATCTGGTGGTCAATGTCAAAGAGTAGCTATAAGCAGAGCTTTAGCTTGTAAACCATCAGTGATTCTTGCTGATGAACCAACAGGAGCTGTAGATGAACAAACGGGATTACAGATACTCGAAACCTTTAAAAGATTAAACAAACAAGGTATAACGGTAATTATAGCAACTCATGATAAAGAAATAGCTAATTCATGTAACAGAGTAATAGAAATGAAAGATGGGATGATTATTTAA
- a CDS encoding ABC transporter permease, translated as MKMKVNVMSVFIIVIFTAICVTSIALVTSIQEKNILHRVSRGGFSESAIQFMFTDPGTEDITELFDVIENQEQSNFALIHQIDYNLTEIYIKGKYNNPPMLSGRFLKETDFAKDKKYAVIGRNLLDYVVETDKGKKIEVEGAGLFKVIGVMGYKVDTQLDDMVVVNADSFNFYRQNSIYMIDAHSQEEENASLDIFNEISAKMGDGLVKMDIESEGTDRIISQIVSNTLIYGLLMLIFVVCSITISYEWINKQRRNIAVMRLIGWSNNRLRLTIYRSYFGFVFIGALLGIIIMRLYNGHFTSPKTLAVIIIVKILFGWLATIAPTKKMLAISVDEVMR; from the coding sequence ATGAAAATGAAAGTAAATGTTATGTCAGTTTTTATTATTGTTATTTTTACTGCTATATGTGTAACGTCTATTGCATTAGTTACTTCTATACAAGAAAAAAATATTCTACATAGAGTAAGCAGAGGTGGATTTAGTGAAAGTGCAATTCAATTTATGTTCACTGATCCAGGTACTGAAGATATAACAGAGCTATTTGATGTTATTGAAAATCAAGAGCAAAGCAATTTTGCTTTGATACATCAGATTGACTACAACTTAACGGAAATATATATAAAAGGTAAGTACAATAATCCGCCGATGCTATCAGGACGATTCTTGAAAGAAACTGATTTTGCTAAAGACAAAAAGTATGCTGTGATTGGCAGAAACTTATTAGACTATGTTGTAGAAACGGATAAAGGAAAAAAAATTGAAGTAGAAGGTGCTGGGTTATTTAAAGTTATTGGGGTGATGGGATATAAGGTTGATACTCAACTTGATGATATGGTAGTTGTAAATGCCGATAGTTTTAATTTTTATAGGCAAAATTCTATTTACATGATTGACGCACATTCTCAAGAAGAGGAAAATGCTTCTTTGGATATTTTTAATGAAATATCTGCAAAAATGGGGGATGGGTTAGTAAAAATGGATATAGAATCTGAAGGTACTGATAGGATTATAAGTCAAATAGTTAGCAATACCTTGATTTATGGTTTATTGATGCTAATTTTTGTGGTTTGCAGCATAACTATATCTTATGAATGGATAAACAAGCAGAGGCGAAATATAGCTGTAATGCGATTGATTGGCTGGAGTAACAATAGACTAAGGTTAACAATTTATAGAAGTTATTTTGGGTTTGTCTTTATAGGGGCACTTTTAGGGATAATTATCATGAGGTTGTATAACGGACATTTTACTTCACCAAAGACCCTAGCAGTAATTATTATAGTAAAAATACTTTTTGGTTGGTTAGCTACTATAGCGCCAACTAAAAAGATGCTTGCAATTTCAGTAGATGAGGTAATGAGGTGA
- a CDS encoding Nif3-like dinuclear metal center hexameric protein: MNTKEVMDIALELAGLEETPEDSGIIVEGENIKKIAIGVDMELSEMMLAKELGADLVITHHPSGGAPRINLHKVMKNQIDSMVRAGVPINKAQKALGEKMGQVERGLHVSNYDRAVSAAKLLKMPFMAIHTPADILAERTVQELIDEKLADNPKAKLSDVIEALETLPEYQRTEAKPVCRVGAKDDYAGKVCVTMAGGTGGGVNVHKAYFEAGVGTIVAMHMPEDVIKAVKEQNIGNILVAGHMASDSVGINKICKALEDKGVEVIRMSGVIDPN; encoded by the coding sequence ATGAATACTAAAGAAGTTATGGACATAGCGCTAGAGCTAGCTGGGCTGGAAGAAACTCCAGAGGACTCCGGGATAATTGTTGAAGGCGAAAACATCAAAAAGATCGCTATCGGTGTAGACATGGAACTTTCGGAAATGATGCTAGCAAAAGAGCTAGGGGCAGACCTTGTAATTACTCACCATCCATCCGGTGGAGCTCCTCGCATCAACCTACACAAAGTAATGAAAAATCAAATCGACAGCATGGTAAGAGCGGGAGTGCCAATCAACAAAGCCCAAAAAGCCCTGGGAGAAAAAATGGGCCAAGTAGAAAGAGGACTTCACGTATCCAACTATGACAGAGCTGTTTCCGCAGCCAAACTACTTAAAATGCCATTCATGGCTATCCACACTCCTGCAGATATTTTAGCTGAAAGAACAGTACAAGAGCTTATCGACGAAAAGTTAGCTGACAACCCAAAAGCGAAGCTTAGCGACGTAATCGAAGCCCTAGAAACCCTGCCAGAGTACCAAAGAACAGAAGCTAAACCTGTTTGTCGCGTAGGAGCAAAAGACGATTACGCTGGCAAAGTATGTGTAACCATGGCTGGTGGAACCGGTGGTGGAGTAAATGTACACAAAGCATACTTCGAAGCAGGTGTAGGCACAATAGTAGCTATGCACATGCCAGAAGATGTAATCAAAGCTGTTAAAGAACAAAACATAGGAAACATCCTAGTAGCAGGCCACATGGCCAGCGACTCAGTAGGAATCAACAAAATCTGCAAAGCCTTAGAAGATAAGGGTGTAGAGGTTATTAGGATGAGTGGGGTAATAGATCCAAACTAA
- a CDS encoding Tex family protein, producing MEEIISIVVGQTGLSKKSVKETIALIDDGNTVPFIARYRKEMTGGLSEEEIRKIAEVTEYQRNLHERKEEVHRLITEQGKMTEQLKEAIYASTKLQQLEDIYRPYRPKRNTRASKAKDLGLEPLADSLLSENTPWQELAAAYINEKVETEKDALQGALDIIAEKIADKGENRKFGRSFMFDNGVIKTTKVKKAEEDSPYEMYYDYSEPIKKLPPHRTLAINRGEKEKFLKVTLETDKDRFFDKLWQKNLQDTPDVNKEVLQESLKDCINRLLLPAVERDIRKSLTETAHQGAYKIFTANLKSLLLQSPTKGATVLGVDPAYRTGCKLTVVDPTGKVLAIDKIFPTKPYMKIKESTKKVEQLLDKHPINVIAIGNGTASRETAEFIGEIVQKREGIAYTIVDEAGASVYSASPLAKEEFPDLDVAERSAISIARRLQDPLAELVKIAPESIGVGQYQHDMDQKELASLLGGVVEDSVNKVGADLNTASPSLLGYIAGIKKAQAKAIVKMREENGEFTNRNQIKKVPRLGDATFKQCAGFLRIKDGDNPLDNTSVHPESYAAAKKLMEKLGYSLEELAEKGSLSDINDRLKGIDTVELAGELEIGVPTFKDIVEALQKPGLDLREDLAKPLFLSGVMQIEDLEEGMIVKGVVRNVVDFGAFVDIGVKQAGLVHISEMAERYVKHPLEVVSVGDTVSAKIIGVDIKKGRIALSLKGVS from the coding sequence ATGGAAGAAATTATTAGTATTGTAGTGGGGCAAACAGGGCTTTCCAAAAAGTCAGTAAAAGAGACCATAGCCCTGATAGATGATGGCAACACCGTACCATTTATAGCCCGTTATCGTAAGGAAATGACCGGAGGTCTGTCAGAGGAAGAAATCCGTAAAATCGCCGAAGTTACAGAGTACCAAAGAAACCTCCATGAAAGAAAAGAAGAAGTACATAGACTAATTACAGAACAAGGCAAAATGACAGAGCAGCTTAAAGAAGCTATCTATGCATCCACAAAGCTTCAGCAGCTAGAGGATATCTACCGCCCATATAGGCCCAAAAGAAACACCCGCGCTTCTAAAGCTAAAGACTTAGGCCTTGAGCCACTAGCCGACAGCCTGCTTTCAGAAAATACCCCATGGCAAGAACTTGCCGCAGCATACATAAACGAAAAAGTAGAGACAGAAAAAGACGCCCTACAAGGTGCCTTAGACATAATTGCAGAAAAAATAGCTGACAAAGGAGAAAACCGAAAGTTTGGCAGAAGCTTCATGTTCGATAACGGAGTTATAAAAACCACAAAGGTTAAAAAGGCAGAGGAAGACTCCCCCTATGAGATGTACTACGATTATTCCGAACCCATCAAAAAGCTTCCTCCCCACCGTACATTGGCAATTAACCGTGGAGAGAAGGAGAAGTTTTTAAAGGTGACTTTAGAGACCGATAAAGATAGATTTTTTGACAAGCTATGGCAAAAAAACCTACAAGATACTCCAGATGTCAACAAAGAGGTTTTGCAAGAATCACTAAAAGATTGCATCAACCGCCTCCTTCTTCCAGCTGTGGAGCGAGATATTAGAAAATCGCTGACAGAAACAGCCCACCAAGGAGCGTACAAAATATTTACCGCCAACTTAAAATCTTTACTTCTTCAATCCCCAACCAAAGGGGCCACAGTGCTGGGAGTTGACCCGGCATATCGTACAGGCTGTAAGCTAACAGTAGTGGACCCTACAGGAAAGGTTTTGGCTATAGACAAAATCTTCCCCACAAAACCTTATATGAAAATAAAAGAGTCCACCAAAAAAGTGGAACAGCTTTTAGATAAGCACCCTATAAACGTAATCGCAATCGGAAATGGCACCGCTAGCCGGGAAACAGCAGAGTTTATCGGGGAAATCGTGCAAAAACGAGAGGGGATCGCCTACACCATAGTGGATGAAGCAGGAGCTTCTGTTTACTCTGCATCTCCCCTAGCAAAAGAGGAGTTTCCCGACCTAGACGTAGCGGAGCGAAGCGCCATCTCCATCGCTCGTAGGCTGCAAGATCCACTAGCTGAGCTTGTAAAAATAGCTCCAGAGTCCATCGGTGTCGGCCAATACCAACATGACATGGACCAAAAAGAGCTAGCATCTTTATTAGGTGGAGTTGTAGAAGACAGCGTTAACAAAGTTGGCGCCGACTTAAACACCGCTAGTCCATCTCTTTTGGGATATATCGCCGGGATTAAAAAAGCACAAGCCAAAGCGATCGTTAAAATGCGAGAGGAAAATGGTGAGTTTACAAACAGAAACCAAATTAAAAAAGTGCCTCGCCTAGGGGATGCTACCTTTAAACAATGTGCCGGCTTTTTGAGGATAAAAGATGGAGATAACCCACTAGACAACACCTCCGTCCACCCGGAAAGCTACGCTGCAGCTAAAAAGCTTATGGAAAAGCTAGGCTACTCCCTAGAAGAACTGGCGGAAAAAGGTTCGCTGTCAGATATTAACGACAGGCTAAAAGGTATAGACACTGTAGAGCTAGCCGGCGAGCTAGAAATTGGCGTGCCAACCTTTAAAGATATCGTAGAGGCCCTCCAAAAGCCGGGACTTGACCTGCGAGAAGATTTAGCAAAGCCGCTATTTTTATCGGGAGTTATGCAAATAGAAGATTTAGAAGAGGGAATGATAGTAAAAGGTGTCGTTAGAAACGTAGTGGACTTTGGCGCTTTTGTAGACATCGGAGTAAAGCAAGCAGGACTTGTTCATATATCTGAAATGGCGGAGCGCTACGTAAAGCATCCGCTGGAGGTTGTCTCCGTTGGCGACACAGTTTCTGCAAAAATTATCGGTGTGGACATAAAAAAAGGAAGAATTGCTCTAAGTTTGAAAGGAGTTTCATAG
- a CDS encoding DUF362 domain-containing protein, whose amino-acid sequence MSKVAITRSADYEPKNVQQAMEEGFELLGGVERYIKPGQKVLLKVNVLSAKKPEQNVTTHPQVIGQLIDILHNHGCEVLVGDSSGGNMVEGNPTEKALKITGIADVVKEKKAKLINFDNQGVEILQGGDVFPKLYVAKPVLEADVVISVAKFKTHGLTLMTGGVKNMFGAVPGRQKANYHKEAQTIDSFCRGLVELYSAVKPHFTVVDGIMAMEGNGPSAGKSKYCGTIVMSPDAISADRVLADILNCGYKDVLTTCYGAEKGLGVGKLEDIEILGTQPKELGITPFVLPNTKMVSKLPGFLTSMAVSLMQVIPDIEDEGCTGCSFCINSCPVDAMELSENKKAVIDYDHCISCYCCHELCPQKTIELRHNNRLGKLVSKLLNRRL is encoded by the coding sequence ATGTCTAAGGTAGCTATTACAAGGTCGGCAGACTATGAGCCTAAAAACGTCCAACAAGCTATGGAAGAAGGATTTGAGCTGCTAGGTGGTGTAGAAAGATATATAAAGCCTGGTCAAAAGGTGCTCCTTAAGGTTAACGTGCTAAGCGCCAAAAAGCCGGAGCAAAACGTAACCACCCATCCCCAGGTTATCGGCCAGCTTATAGACATACTACACAACCACGGCTGCGAGGTTTTAGTTGGCGACAGCTCCGGCGGCAACATGGTGGAGGGTAACCCCACCGAAAAAGCCCTTAAGATAACCGGCATCGCCGATGTTGTTAAAGAAAAGAAAGCAAAGCTTATAAACTTTGACAACCAAGGGGTGGAAATTTTACAAGGTGGCGATGTATTTCCCAAGCTGTATGTAGCAAAGCCGGTGCTAGAAGCGGACGTTGTTATCTCGGTGGCAAAGTTTAAAACCCACGGCCTTACCCTTATGACCGGCGGAGTCAAAAACATGTTTGGCGCAGTACCAGGTCGGCAAAAGGCCAACTACCATAAAGAAGCTCAAACAATCGACAGCTTTTGCAGAGGACTTGTAGAGCTATACTCAGCGGTAAAGCCTCATTTTACCGTAGTGGACGGAATCATGGCTATGGAAGGAAACGGCCCCTCTGCAGGAAAATCAAAATACTGCGGTACAATTGTAATGTCGCCAGATGCCATAAGTGCTGACAGAGTGCTAGCAGATATTTTAAACTGCGGATATAAAGATGTGCTGACAACATGTTACGGAGCGGAAAAAGGACTAGGTGTGGGCAAACTAGAGGATATTGAAATTTTAGGCACCCAGCCCAAAGAATTAGGTATAACCCCCTTTGTCCTTCCCAACACCAAAATGGTGTCAAAACTGCCCGGCTTTTTGACCTCAATGGCAGTAAGCCTTATGCAGGTTATCCCTGACATAGAAGATGAAGGCTGCACCGGCTGCTCTTTTTGTATAAACAGCTGCCCTGTAGATGCTATGGAGCTTAGCGAAAACAAAAAGGCGGTAATCGACTATGACCATTGCATAAGCTGCTACTGCTGTCACGAGCTTTGCCCTCAAAAAACTATAGAGCTTAGGCATAACAATAGATTAGGTAAACTAGTGTCAAAACTGCTTAACAGAAGATTATAA
- a CDS encoding cell wall hydrolase, with protein MKITGLKNIVGKIHKTNETSKTGYKSKNPDTISADKNHKKENDDKSAELELTEKEVDLIAKIVMAEAEGESFEGKIAVANVVLSRVNSELFPNTVEEVIYQPGQFIPIANNSFNKIKANEECLKATHEAIQGYWAVPDGTLFFLNENKVVALPKFLQGRELAKKIGNHSFYF; from the coding sequence ATGAAAATAACTGGTTTAAAAAATATAGTCGGAAAGATACACAAAACAAATGAAACTTCAAAAACAGGTTATAAGTCAAAAAATCCCGACACTATAAGTGCTGACAAAAACCACAAAAAAGAAAACGATGATAAATCCGCAGAATTAGAGTTAACAGAAAAAGAAGTAGATTTAATAGCAAAAATAGTTATGGCAGAAGCAGAAGGTGAATCCTTTGAAGGAAAAATTGCTGTAGCTAATGTAGTATTAAGCAGAGTAAACAGCGAACTTTTTCCTAACACAGTGGAAGAGGTAATATATCAACCAGGGCAATTTATTCCAATTGCCAACAATAGCTTTAACAAAATAAAGGCTAATGAAGAATGTCTTAAAGCAACCCATGAGGCCATCCAGGGATATTGGGCAGTGCCAGATGGAACATTATTTTTTTTAAACGAAAATAAAGTAGTAGCGCTGCCAAAGTTTTTACAAGGTAGAGAACTTGCCAAGAAAATTGGTAATCATAGTTTTTACTTTTAG
- a CDS encoding asparaginase: MGNGNVLVEVTRGTITESQHRGNIAVVNSKGELEYSVGDPQLVSYWRSSAKPIQVIPVVDSGAMKEYGITKRELALFCSSHSGEDIHTQGVFSVLDKLGFTEQELDCGSHPPLNKEAAAKLKDSNKKETNVHCNCSGKHSGMLVLCKKRGYDIKNDDYTSLNHPLQQELLEISAKFCKYPKEDIVIGIDGCGVPVYGMPIFNWALAYSYLADPKENELIEENVIQTITDAMIENPDMVGGTDRFCTDLMKAGNGNLVAKAGAEGVYCVGIKDQKRGIAVKMEDGMPRGRQAAVVETLRQLGALSEVQLKELKEYHMKENKNHRDDIVGLIKPIFKLKSDSL, translated from the coding sequence ATGGGAAATGGTAATGTATTAGTAGAAGTAACTAGAGGAACTATAACAGAAAGTCAGCACAGGGGAAATATTGCAGTGGTAAATAGCAAGGGAGAACTTGAATATTCAGTAGGGGATCCCCAACTAGTTAGCTATTGGCGTTCATCGGCTAAACCGATACAGGTTATACCGGTGGTGGATAGTGGAGCTATGAAAGAATATGGAATAACAAAACGTGAATTAGCTTTATTTTGTTCATCACATTCCGGGGAAGATATCCATACACAGGGAGTTTTCTCCGTATTGGACAAACTAGGGTTTACTGAGCAGGAGTTAGATTGTGGTTCTCATCCTCCATTAAATAAAGAAGCTGCAGCAAAATTAAAGGACTCCAATAAAAAAGAAACTAATGTACACTGTAACTGCTCCGGTAAACACTCTGGAATGTTAGTTCTTTGTAAGAAAAGGGGTTATGATATAAAAAATGATGATTATACCTCTTTAAACCATCCTTTGCAGCAGGAACTACTAGAAATATCTGCCAAATTTTGCAAATACCCCAAAGAAGATATCGTAATTGGCATAGATGGATGCGGTGTTCCGGTATATGGGATGCCTATATTCAACTGGGCCTTAGCCTATAGTTATTTGGCTGACCCTAAGGAAAATGAACTAATAGAGGAAAATGTCATACAAACAATTACAGATGCAATGATAGAAAATCCTGATATGGTTGGTGGGACAGATAGGTTTTGCACTGACTTAATGAAAGCTGGAAATGGAAATTTAGTTGCTAAAGCAGGAGCTGAAGGGGTCTATTGTGTAGGAATAAAAGACCAAAAGCGCGGCATAGCAGTAAAAATGGAAGATGGTATGCCAAGAGGAAGACAAGCAGCAGTAGTGGAGACTCTGAGACAATTAGGAGCTTTAAGCGAAGTACAACTAAAAGAGCTGAAAGAATACCACATGAAAGAAAACAAAAACCACAGAGATGACATTGTAGGCCTAATAAAACCTATTTTCAAGCTAAAGTCAGACAGCTTATAA
- a CDS encoding gamma-glutamyl-gamma-aminobutyrate hydrolase family protein codes for MKAPLIGITSVYDYNKNVHWLGDDYCSAISQCGAVPVVIPSSLPHKQILALANHLDGLLLSGGDDVNPLSFAQEPVPDMGIVDPLRDNLELTLTKEFMRTDKPILGICRGLQVINIVLGGTIIQDLPSHTGEWIGHSQKGTRAYASHSVDIEENTLLRSIIDKDTIYTNSFHHQAVDKVGKDLIINCRSKDGLIEGLEHTEKQILGVQWHPENLWKNTEENIKLFNWLVSNC; via the coding sequence ATGAAAGCCCCGTTAATAGGCATTACTTCAGTTTACGACTATAATAAAAATGTTCATTGGTTAGGAGATGATTATTGCTCCGCTATTAGTCAATGCGGTGCGGTACCAGTGGTCATACCATCTTCATTGCCACATAAACAGATTTTAGCTTTGGCTAATCACTTAGATGGACTGTTACTCTCGGGTGGTGATGATGTTAATCCACTTTCTTTTGCGCAAGAACCGGTGCCAGATATGGGTATAGTAGACCCGTTAAGAGACAATTTGGAACTTACATTGACGAAAGAATTTATGAGAACAGACAAACCTATTCTAGGTATTTGTCGAGGGTTGCAAGTAATTAACATTGTATTAGGTGGTACTATAATTCAAGACTTGCCTTCTCATACAGGAGAATGGATTGGTCATAGCCAAAAGGGGACACGGGCTTATGCTAGTCATTCAGTAGACATAGAAGAAAATACTTTGTTGCGAAGTATTATAGATAAAGACACAATTTATACCAACTCTTTTCATCACCAAGCTGTAGATAAGGTTGGTAAAGACTTGATTATAAACTGTAGAAGCAAAGATGGTTTAATAGAAGGACTAGAACATACTGAAAAACAAATCTTAGGAGTTCAATGGCATCCAGAGAATTTATGGAAAAATACCGAGGAAAATATAAAATTATTTAACTGGCTGGTTTCAAATTGCTAA
- a CDS encoding type II toxin-antitoxin system PemK/MazF family toxin: protein MAVKRGDVYYADLSPVVGSEQGGIRPVLVIQNDVGNKYSPTVIVAAITSQISKAKLPTHVEVGVEFGLEKKSVILLEQLRTIDKQRLNEKVAHLGSDMMVKVDGAIQVSLGLLNLE from the coding sequence ATGGCTGTTAAACGGGGAGACGTATATTACGCTGATTTAAGTCCCGTAGTTGGTTCTGAACAGGGGGGAATAAGGCCTGTATTGGTTATACAAAATGACGTAGGCAATAAATACAGTCCTACTGTTATTGTAGCTGCCATCACTTCTCAAATTAGCAAGGCAAAGCTGCCTACACATGTGGAGGTAGGAGTTGAGTTTGGGCTGGAAAAAAAGTCGGTTATTCTGCTAGAACAACTCCGCACAATAGATAAACAGAGATTAAATGAAAAAGTTGCTCATTTAGGTAGTGATATGATGGTAAAGGTAGATGGAGCTATACAAGTGAGTCTAGGCTTATTGAATTTAGAATAG
- a CDS encoding CopG family ribbon-helix-helix protein, which yields MAETREITVSVPDNLLQELDALVGKENLDRSQLIREAVKLYICERQRRQLRDKLQRGYLEMSEINLSLANEAFDAENEAEKMVCGA from the coding sequence ATGGCAGAAACGCGGGAAATAACAGTAAGTGTTCCTGATAACTTACTTCAAGAACTTGATGCTCTAGTGGGTAAAGAAAACTTAGATCGGAGCCAGCTTATTAGAGAAGCAGTAAAATTATATATTTGTGAAAGGCAAAGAAGACAACTTCGTGATAAACTTCAAAGGGGATATCTTGAAATGTCGGAGATTAATTTGTCTTTAGCAAATGAAGCTTTTGATGCGGAAAATGAAGCTGAAAAGATGGTTTGCGGAGCGTAG
- the alr gene encoding alanine racemase: MYRPTYVEIDLKNISYNLTELTKNLQPDTRVMAVVKADGYGHGSVEVSKAAIKAGATDLAVATVEEGITLRKNGIKEPILILGLVPVSSASALIEYSLTSTIYDLKIAEELNKRVNKSVAVHVKVDTGMHRLGVLWNEINSFLHRLKELKNIQVEGIFSHYSNADDNNSNYSNVQRQRFLEVIENLPYNIPIRHISNSAGVIEGLSCIPKCNMIRLGIVLYGLYPSQLQLDKVNLKPAMKLKTKVASIKQVEEGAPISYGLTYKTPCTTKVATLPIGYADGYSRLLSNKAWVEIKGFKAPVLGSVCMDYIMVDVTNIPSISLDDEVNVMGGVSENCISVDTVAEMVNTINYEVVCSISNRVPRIYKK, translated from the coding sequence TTGTATAGGCCAACCTATGTAGAGATAGATTTAAAAAATATTAGTTATAACTTAACAGAACTGACAAAAAACCTACAACCCGACACTAGAGTTATGGCTGTTGTAAAAGCTGATGGGTATGGGCACGGCAGCGTCGAAGTATCTAAAGCGGCTATAAAAGCAGGAGCTACAGATTTGGCCGTTGCAACTGTTGAAGAGGGCATAACTTTAAGAAAAAATGGTATAAAAGAGCCAATTTTAATTTTGGGACTTGTCCCTGTTAGCAGTGCATCAGCATTAATTGAGTATAGTCTTACTTCCACAATATATGATTTAAAAATTGCTGAAGAGCTAAATAAAAGAGTTAATAAATCCGTAGCTGTTCACGTTAAAGTAGATACAGGTATGCATCGTCTAGGAGTGTTGTGGAATGAAATTAATTCTTTTCTACATCGTTTAAAAGAACTTAAAAATATACAAGTAGAAGGAATTTTTAGCCACTATTCCAACGCTGATGACAACAACAGCAATTACTCCAATGTGCAAAGGCAAAGGTTTTTGGAGGTTATCGAAAATTTGCCGTATAATATTCCCATAAGACACATATCTAATAGTGCAGGGGTGATAGAAGGTTTGAGTTGCATACCCAAATGCAACATGATTCGTTTAGGCATTGTTTTGTACGGGCTTTATCCATCCCAGCTCCAGTTGGATAAAGTAAACCTAAAACCAGCTATGAAACTAAAAACAAAAGTAGCCTCTATAAAACAAGTTGAGGAGGGGGCCCCCATCAGCTACGGATTAACATACAAAACCCCTTGCACAACTAAAGTTGCTACACTGCCTATAGGTTATGCTGATGGTTACTCTCGATTGCTATCTAACAAAGCCTGGGTGGAAATAAAGGGCTTTAAGGCTCCTGTTTTAGGCAGCGTATGTATGGACTATATAATGGTGGATGTTACTAATATACCAAGCATATCATTGGATGATGAAGTAAATGTGATGGGAGGTGTATCAGAAAACTGTATTAGTGTGGATACTGTGGCAGAAATGGTAAATACTATTAACTACGAGGTAGTTTGTTCAATTTCTAATCGTGTGCCAAGAATTTACAAGAAATAA